ATCAGTATTCATGATACCAGCTAACATACCACCAAACCAAAGCACTTCAGCATACAATGAATCAATCTTGAACACAAAACCAGCAAACAAATCACACACTAATTCATACACAACATTAACAGCTAACATACCAGCTCATACACACCAAACAAATCACACACAGTACCTGCAAAGAAAAGAAGTGGAAAAGAAACAACCTTGATTCATTGATTCAACATTCTCAAGTTACAAATACCTAAAACATTGTTACAATTGTTGTGATTAAGGtcctaaaattcaaatactaatcTTCATAAGTACAACAAACACtaacaaaaaagaaacaaaaaacccTAACGCAAAGCTTGCACACTGATTCGTcgatttcttcttcatccttgATATATCTGAAATCACTAgatccttttcatgttccaagcaacaaacccttGAAGTCAAGATCTTGATTTCCATTGCCAATTGTCGCTTCTCCTCCAAAAGCTTGTTCGTcacttctctttgccaaacagcCATTTCAGGTTGATCAACCCATTCaaactttttgcatcccctccaatttgtatcaggatcatagAAAACGCAActcttaaaccttcttcctggattttccttggtccaagAAACCCTTCTTGCAAATGGAACTCCACATCGACAATTCTCAGATTTCGAATTATGgctagaagaagaagaagacattccaaattaatttcaaaataaattggCGTGCTTTACTGAATTAATTATTCAACATCAAGGAGAAATGAAAGAAGGGAGAAGCGAGGATGAAGAACAGCGATTATGGGATTTCGAAGAACAAAACGGCATTTCAGGACTTAGGGTTTCAATTGATACAGTGAAGAAGAAGGGTTTCATAAGGCTTAGATcatcacgtgcaagtcacgtgatggtcaaccgtTTCAATAAACGGTCAATGCCCTAAAAAACGTTAagtggtagtcttttgcaaatgaaagtattagaaaaggtagttttttgaaaaaaaaattataaaaggtagttttttgcaaatgagtgtatagaaaaggtagttttatgtaattttctctattttaaaatataaattaaattatatcaaccatcaaacaaaacaaaaatttgtgCAATGCGCAAGCACATATACTAGAATCTACCAAAAAGATTGGAAACTCTTAAGTGGCACTCTTTAGGAGTTATGCCACATGGATTGTTGAGATttgctaaattttaattatttggcaAGTTATGTTTATACTTTGTTATTTCCTACCAATTAAAACCATAATATCTATTAAAAAGAGGAacaattacctagaataatccaacattttcatgattttcctataataatctcacctattgatttaccatgaataataccaactaatTTACCCGGTAACCAAATGAATTGCTCtatcaagttttttaaaaaaaaattaaaataaaatgtccaaaaaaatatttaaaaaatttctaatttattttattgttcaaaaatttttatgtaaaatttcaaaaaatttaatctTTCAGTTTATTCTTTatgtaaattacctactataggaagtcatcgggttacccaagtttactctaggaaaatacaacctaaagttgggattattcatggttaatcaattattgggattattataggaaaatcatgaaaaggttcaattattcaaggtaatttttccttaaaaagaTTGGAAAATTTTAAATGGCACTCTTTGAGAATTATGCCACATGATATTTgctaatttttgattatttggcAAGTTATTTTTAAACCCTGTTATTTtctatcaattaaaataaaaaaaatcaaacatttaATCATActattgattaaaaatattagaaaactcCAAGTGGCACTCTTTGGGAGTTAAGTCACATGGATTGTTGAGATTtgctaaatttttaattatttggcaAGTTATTTTTATACCCTGTTTTTTTCtaccaattaaaataaaaataaaaaaattaaatatctaaTTAACTGTCTTTAATTTAAATGGAGctatttcaataaaatatagatttgtttttattacataattaaaaggTAGAAACTGGTATAGCATGTGTTTATATaaggtaaaataattaaatagttttattgtaacacaaaaaaaaaagcttcaaTTGTGACGCAATATTTTTGACATTTCATTAAAATGTCACAATTCTTAGAGTAGTATCCTAATATTTCAATCTTAATTAATGACGCTTCCTACAAGGATCACCAAATATTTTGGTGACATTTGATAAATGACATGATATTGATACCTTAAATGTCATAATTGACACTATTATTTAGAGTGTAATCGATATATTTACCTAGTTTAGTAACCtatttactataatttttttatagccAGTCTTGGCTGAGACCGTCCCATTCTAAGGCTGGCCCAATAATTGCAGCCCATCttcatttattgattaaaaaaaaaaaaagcaataaatATAAAAACTGCCATTTTTAAAAAAGGTAAACACGGAAACTCATTTTCAAAACCGCCAAAAATCAATCGCAATTTAGGAAAcagaattaaacaaaatttctcATCAATTCTTTTCAAAATCTCTGAAATTCTTCAAAAGTTATCAAGAAAATCAACTTTTTAACTTCATAAACAGCAAACATGTTTGTAATAAAAGATTTAATGAATAAAATTGACATGGAAATGACATTACAAACATCACGAAGATATGTAGACGAAATTGAAggtaatattatgaaaattcgTATGTAAAatgatactccctcctattcaccttaggagtcccatttgacttttcacggattttaaggagagtcaaaagtgggaccctaagggtaggaaagagagtggtattatgggtttttaatgtaagggaggaaaattagtatgggtaatggagggtataattgaaaataggataaagttactaagggcataaaagtaaaaaacccataccaaaaatagaaatgagacatttaaggtGACtagaccataaaaggaaatgggacacataagctgaataggagtgAGTAGTATTCAAAGATATTTGATTGATAATCTGTTGTTTTACAGATTTGATGATTGATAATGAACAAACGGTACGAAGAAGATAATGTCGCGATTATTATGATTGATACAGGTATGATCAATTTTGTTAGTGTTCAATTTTAATCATATAGTGTTCAATGAATTCTCCGTTATTCAATATAGATTTATAGATTCCAAAATGTCAATTTAAATATCTCAGTTTAAAAACTAAcatattaaattgatattttaaatatctcaaTTGTACTtctaaaatattcaattttacataAATGCTATGCAATGTCTCTATTCAGTacgaatatttattttatattgataattgaatattataaCTAAACAATTGAGTTACATTACaaaacatcaattgtcaatATAAAGCATTCAATTAGTTCAATAACTATATAATTTTCAGTTACAACAACTGCAATAGAATGCTTCCAAATAGATTCTTTGACTGAAAAGAGGGAGTTTGACATAAGAGGTTCATTGGAGGGCATGAGAGCAGGCAGTTGGGAGGAACTTGAATTATTGTATCATGATCATGCTAGAGCAACAGGGATTAGTTTCTGAAAATCCACTATAAAGAAAATAGATGGTGTTATACATGAATGATACTTCGTTTATTCTAAACAAGGAACtacaaattaaagacaaaaatcaaagaaaatgaaCGAACAAATGCCAAGAGAAAGCTAGTTCCAACTAAAAGATGTGGATGTGATGCACACATCAGGATTAAACTGGATGTGTACTGTGGAGACATCTTTGTCAAACAACATGTTGTATCACATAACCATACGTTAACGAGAGTGGAATGGAAATACTTGCAAAGATCTGAAAGGACAACAACTTTAAAAGAAACAATGGAGACCATTAAAGGTTTTGAAGATGCACGAGTAAGGCCTACTACAGCGTACAGATATTTGGCGAAGCTTGTTTATGAAATACAGTGGTAAATGATTAAAATCCCTGCTTTAGAAGAACAATTATATTTGGAGTTGTGTAGCAGTTGCAGAGTGTAAACTAATTTCTGATTGATTCTCTAGAGAAATAGTCTAATCATTAGTATTAGTAGTATGTAGATTactttctatttattttaacattagtAGGTTGTATTTTATGAAGAGGATAATTGCCTTTAGACTAATCTCtgtttattttaacattgtaaTTGTTAGAATTAGTTATATATagactaatttatttttaatgtcattatcattcaatttatcacaaaatattgtgttgaaagcaTCACAGTTTTTGTTGAAAAGCATCACGATTTTATGTGGAAAGCATCACACGTTTAAAAATATAACACATAATATATGAAATGGTAGTGcataaaaagaat
The Amaranthus tricolor cultivar Red isolate AtriRed21 chromosome 11, ASM2621246v1, whole genome shotgun sequence DNA segment above includes these coding regions:
- the LOC130826488 gene encoding uncharacterized protein LOC130826488, translated to MSSSSSSHNSKSENCRCGVPFARRVSWTKENPGRRFKSCVFYDPDTNWRGCKKFEWVDQPEMAVWQREVTNKLLEEKRQLAMEIKILTSRVCCLEHEKDLVISDISRMKKKSTNQCASFALGFFVSFLYCV